The following coding sequences lie in one Niabella agricola genomic window:
- a CDS encoding glycoside hydrolase family 95 protein gives MKKYKYLFLLAAVLLEGAATHSQELKLWYNRPATEWVEALPIGNGRLGAMVFGGIADDRLQFNEETLWSGGPRDYNRKGAYQYLDSIRGLLFAGKQKEAEDLAGREFLGLKSAEGDREAWSRKMKDILKQKNNPSIATYNDRSWKTIHVPNYDGWEKEGLGELDGAVWFRTSFELPADWKGKSLELDLNKISEEDISFVNGIKVGAQNNSEARIYKVPEAALKPGKNSIAILVLNVAGKGGILGFKDAGKPIGIYPAGKPDAKLPLNGQWKYWIQSDKVPPVGEYQARYQPFGDVHFHFDVDAASVTEYRRTLNLEDATLTTSYKTNDITFKRIYIASVPDQIIAVNFTADKAGAIHFETLLSSPHRNFILTKIDPHTVALHVQVKDGALFGDSYVRITTRNGTVTVNDNRLVVNGADEATVWIAAATNYRSYKDVSGQPAVLCKATLQKIGQKSFAAVLNDHVKEYRQYFNTLSVNFSNPALPTVNAKLPTDQRLAQFARTGDPEFVALYLQYGRYLLISSSRPGTYPANLQGIWNDLLSPPWGSKYTTNINAEMNYWPAELLGLSPLHSAFFKMTQEVAASGRETAGEYYKAPGWVLHHNTDLWRGTAPINASDHGIWVTGGAWFCEHLWERYLFTKDERFLRDTAYPMMKDAALFFNSFLIKDPLTGYLISTPSNSPEQGGLVAGPTMDHQIIRALFKNTIEASKVLNRDAAFRKELEDKYKRIAPNKIGRYGQLQEWMQDVDDTANKHRHVSHLWGVYPGNEINWETTPELMKAARQSLIYRGDAATGWSLGWKINLWARFKDGNHTYKLIQMLLSPAGRGAGSYPNLFDAHPPFQIDGNFGGAAGIGEMLVQSHTAFVDILPALPEALPAGRINGIHARGGLVLDLKWENKQLTALTIRAIADGKVTLRYNGTVLPLAFKKGSSYKVASGFKSIDAL, from the coding sequence ATGAAAAAATATAAGTATCTGTTTTTACTGGCGGCGGTTCTTTTGGAAGGGGCGGCCACACATTCACAGGAGTTGAAGCTTTGGTACAATCGGCCAGCAACGGAATGGGTGGAAGCATTACCCATCGGTAATGGTCGCCTGGGGGCCATGGTTTTTGGCGGTATAGCAGATGACCGGCTCCAGTTTAATGAAGAAACATTATGGTCGGGTGGGCCACGGGATTATAACCGCAAAGGGGCTTACCAATACCTCGATTCCATACGCGGGCTGTTGTTTGCCGGTAAACAAAAAGAAGCAGAGGACCTGGCCGGGCGTGAATTCCTGGGATTGAAATCCGCCGAAGGCGACCGCGAAGCCTGGTCCAGAAAAATGAAGGATATTCTGAAACAAAAGAACAATCCTTCCATAGCAACTTATAACGACCGCAGCTGGAAAACGATTCATGTGCCCAATTATGACGGTTGGGAAAAAGAAGGGCTTGGAGAACTGGATGGTGCCGTATGGTTCCGCACCAGCTTTGAACTGCCTGCAGATTGGAAGGGCAAATCGTTGGAACTGGACCTGAACAAGATTTCTGAAGAGGACATCAGTTTTGTAAACGGGATAAAAGTGGGCGCGCAAAACAATAGTGAAGCGCGTATATACAAAGTACCGGAGGCTGCATTGAAACCCGGTAAAAACAGCATTGCGATCCTTGTGCTGAATGTGGCAGGCAAGGGTGGAATCCTGGGATTTAAAGATGCGGGAAAACCGATCGGCATTTATCCTGCAGGCAAACCGGATGCAAAACTCCCGCTGAACGGGCAGTGGAAATATTGGATTCAATCCGACAAAGTACCACCTGTAGGTGAATACCAGGCCCGATATCAGCCCTTCGGCGATGTCCATTTTCATTTTGACGTGGATGCTGCCTCGGTTACGGAGTACCGGCGTACGCTTAACCTGGAAGATGCTACCTTAACCACTTCTTATAAAACGAATGACATAACATTTAAGCGTATCTATATCGCCAGCGTACCCGACCAGATAATAGCGGTTAACTTTACAGCCGACAAGGCCGGCGCCATCCATTTTGAAACCCTGCTTTCCAGTCCGCACCGGAATTTTATCCTTACAAAAATAGATCCGCATACGGTGGCACTTCATGTACAGGTAAAAGACGGCGCTTTGTTTGGCGACAGCTATGTGCGGATAACCACGAGGAACGGAACGGTTACGGTAAACGACAACCGCCTGGTGGTAAATGGCGCCGATGAAGCAACGGTATGGATCGCGGCCGCCACCAATTACCGCAGTTACAAAGATGTGTCGGGACAACCGGCTGTGCTTTGCAAAGCAACATTACAGAAGATCGGACAAAAATCATTTGCTGCGGTATTGAATGACCATGTAAAAGAATACCGGCAATATTTCAATACACTTTCGGTTAATTTCTCGAACCCGGCCCTGCCCACGGTAAATGCAAAATTACCCACGGATCAGCGCCTGGCCCAATTTGCTCGTACCGGAGATCCGGAGTTCGTAGCGCTGTACCTGCAATACGGGCGTTACCTGCTTATCAGCAGCTCAAGACCGGGAACCTATCCGGCGAATTTACAAGGCATTTGGAACGACCTGTTGTCACCTCCCTGGGGAAGTAAGTACACTACGAATATCAATGCAGAGATGAACTACTGGCCGGCGGAATTGTTGGGACTTTCGCCTTTGCACAGTGCGTTTTTTAAGATGACACAGGAAGTAGCTGCATCGGGCCGGGAAACGGCCGGCGAATATTATAAGGCTCCAGGCTGGGTGTTGCATCATAACACGGATCTTTGGCGGGGAACCGCACCTATCAACGCATCTGATCATGGTATCTGGGTTACGGGTGGCGCCTGGTTTTGCGAGCACCTCTGGGAGCGGTACCTGTTTACAAAAGACGAACGCTTTCTGAGAGATACCGCTTATCCGATGATGAAGGATGCCGCTTTATTCTTTAACAGCTTCCTCATCAAAGACCCGCTGACCGGTTACCTGATCAGTACGCCTTCCAATTCACCAGAGCAGGGTGGGTTGGTAGCAGGGCCAACCATGGATCATCAGATCATCCGGGCCTTGTTTAAGAATACGATTGAAGCATCAAAGGTCCTAAACAGGGATGCCGCATTCAGAAAAGAACTGGAGGATAAATACAAGCGGATTGCACCCAATAAAATCGGGCGTTATGGCCAGTTACAGGAGTGGATGCAGGACGTGGATGATACTGCGAATAAGCACCGCCATGTGTCCCATCTCTGGGGCGTATACCCCGGTAACGAGATCAATTGGGAAACAACCCCGGAGCTGATGAAGGCGGCCCGCCAGTCGCTGATCTACCGCGGCGATGCAGCCACCGGCTGGAGCCTGGGCTGGAAGATCAATCTTTGGGCGCGTTTCAAGGATGGCAATCATACCTACAAACTCATTCAGATGTTGCTGAGCCCTGCGGGAAGAGGTGCAGGAAGCTACCCTAATCTATTTGATGCGCACCCACCCTTCCAGATCGACGGGAATTTTGGCGGCGCGGCCGGTATCGGTGAAATGCTGGTGCAATCGCATACCGCATTTGTTGATATCCTGCCGGCACTGCCGGAGGCATTGCCTGCTGGTCGGATCAACGGCATTCATGCCCGCGGAGGCTTGGTACTGGATCTGAAATGGGAAAACAAACAGCTTACAGCGCTTACTATAAGGGCGATTGCAGATGGCAAGGTTACCTTACGTTACAATGGCACCGTACTGCCTTTGGCATTTAAAAAAGGAAGCAGTTATAAAGTGGCTTCTGGTTTTAAAAGCATTGACGCATTATAA
- a CDS encoding Gfo/Idh/MocA family protein, translated as MNERAVDICMIGAGGIVNDAHLPAYRIAGFNVKGIVDRNHQKAVVLAGKFNIPKVYDSLDAMVADQDEHVIYDCALPASEIVGVLQELPDAATVLIQKPMGERIEDARIIRDTAHAKNMRAGVNFQLRFAPSVLEAKKMIHNGQIGTLTDIEIYVNVYTPWDRWSFLFGKPRMEINYHSIHYIDLMRSFLGNPSSIYAKTFRHPDALQLASVKSSMIMDYGDLIRATIHTNHHHDFGYQHQKSYIKIEGTKGAIKMSLGALINYPHGIPDTFEYITIIPGTVPEWKSKKIEGSWFPHAFIGTMEQMMLAKKGMIEQPEHHIEDAYDTMRCVEAAYISSEQGGVSLSSIR; from the coding sequence ATGAATGAACGTGCCGTCGACATATGTATGATTGGGGCTGGTGGCATTGTAAATGATGCGCATTTGCCGGCCTACCGTATTGCAGGGTTTAACGTAAAGGGGATCGTCGATCGTAATCATCAGAAAGCGGTTGTTCTTGCCGGAAAGTTCAATATCCCAAAGGTATACGATTCACTGGATGCAATGGTGGCCGACCAGGACGAACACGTTATTTACGACTGTGCCTTGCCGGCTTCAGAAATAGTGGGTGTATTACAGGAGCTGCCGGATGCGGCAACCGTGCTGATTCAGAAGCCGATGGGTGAACGTATTGAAGATGCCAGGATCATACGGGATACTGCACACGCAAAAAATATGCGGGCGGGGGTAAACTTTCAGCTCCGGTTTGCGCCCTCAGTTCTGGAGGCAAAAAAAATGATCCATAATGGACAGATTGGAACCCTTACAGATATAGAAATCTATGTGAATGTATATACACCCTGGGATCGCTGGTCCTTCCTGTTTGGTAAGCCACGCATGGAGATCAATTACCACAGCATTCATTATATCGATTTGATGCGCTCCTTTCTGGGCAATCCTTCCAGTATATACGCAAAAACATTCAGGCACCCGGATGCATTGCAACTGGCTTCTGTTAAGAGCTCTATGATCATGGATTACGGTGATCTTATAAGAGCGACCATTCATACCAATCACCACCATGATTTTGGGTACCAGCACCAGAAATCCTATATAAAAATAGAGGGCACCAAGGGTGCCATAAAAATGAGCCTGGGCGCACTGATCAATTATCCACACGGCATACCGGATACATTTGAGTATATAACGATCATTCCGGGCACAGTGCCGGAATGGAAATCGAAAAAAATAGAAGGCTCCTGGTTTCCCCACGCATTCATCGGTACCATGGAGCAGATGATGTTGGCAAAAAAGGGAATGATTGAACAGCCGGAGCATCATATTGAAGATGCATATGATACGATGCGATGTGTGGAAGCGGCCTACATCAGCAGTGAGCAGGGCGGAGTGTCGTTGTCATCGATACGATGA
- a CDS encoding alpha-d-galacturonidase, with amino-acid sequence MRGGVTIFLLALAIKLYALPGKGSVTIGVPSAATERVKYGADQLKNTLIAAGYTVHVNPASMKQANGTYIGLHSDAGGKKESFSIEARGVEITITGADATGILYGCLALADKVKESGELPKALSFSDAPEMVLRGACIGIQKPYYLPGHNVYEYPYTPQTFPWLYDKKLWIQVLDSMVYNRMNSLYLWNGHPFASLVKLKDYPYAVEVDEATFKKNEEMYRFLTTEADKRGIWVIQMFYNIIVSKPFAEKNHLKTQERERPIIPVIADYTRKSIAAFVEKYPNVGLMVCLGEAMEGIGNDDIEWFTKTIIPGVRDGMKTLGITEEPPIVLRAHDTDAPAVMKAALPLYKNLYTEAKFNGEALTVPRPRGTWAQLHQTLSQLGSMHIANVHILANLEPFRYGSPDFIQQSVLGMNEVLGAHGLHLYPESSYWDWPYSADSIRGGERLLQIERDWIWYKAWSRYAWRSKRNRQEEIGFWSERMGDQFGIGKEKGAAVLQAYEAMGEIAPKLLRRFGITDGNRQTLTLGMLMTQLINPYRYGLFTLLYDGESPEGEMLIDYADKEWKGNAHHGETPVQIAREVRAHGDAAVAALKTIGNVSKNKEEFARIENDAACYRALAYHYAAKTEAALLVLRYKYSDDIKDLEKALPLLKESVDWYKKLVSLTEGTYLYANSMQTQQRKIPIRGVDGTFKTWKEVLVPFEKELTVFQHKLDSLKSNPKVNAVKTRPYIAAKIMNKDKPVARFFVDSLAQPFSDTTLSIRSLAPELKGLKGLKLSYKAQLQQGTFYTFSNTRPVKVLVGFFQPQKSAFAKDTFFLKAPELETNALANDYGQAETRIANALVIPGMPQLNVHMYEFKPGINTLKLEKGVAIVLGFIEGSQPVKVYDAGLYESGNKKQVDWLFE; translated from the coding sequence ATGAGAGGAGGAGTAACGATTTTTTTACTGGCGCTTGCCATAAAACTGTATGCTTTACCGGGGAAGGGATCTGTAACCATCGGTGTTCCGTCAGCCGCAACAGAACGGGTAAAGTATGGAGCGGACCAATTGAAAAATACGCTTATTGCTGCAGGTTATACGGTTCATGTTAATCCCGCATCAATGAAACAGGCAAATGGCACCTATATCGGCTTGCACAGCGACGCTGGCGGGAAAAAGGAAAGCTTTTCAATTGAAGCAAGGGGAGTAGAGATTACCATAACCGGAGCAGATGCTACTGGAATCTTGTATGGCTGTTTGGCGCTGGCAGATAAGGTTAAAGAAAGTGGCGAACTGCCAAAAGCGTTATCCTTTTCAGATGCACCGGAAATGGTGCTACGCGGCGCATGTATCGGTATCCAGAAACCCTATTATCTGCCGGGGCACAATGTGTACGAATACCCGTATACACCCCAAACCTTTCCCTGGTTATATGATAAAAAACTTTGGATCCAGGTGCTGGACTCGATGGTTTATAACCGGATGAATTCCTTATATCTCTGGAACGGGCATCCCTTTGCGTCCCTTGTAAAACTAAAAGATTACCCTTATGCCGTTGAAGTAGATGAGGCTACCTTTAAAAAAAATGAAGAAATGTACCGCTTCCTGACCACTGAAGCAGATAAGCGGGGAATCTGGGTAATACAGATGTTTTATAATATCATCGTGTCAAAGCCTTTTGCAGAAAAGAATCACCTGAAAACGCAGGAACGTGAGCGGCCCATCATTCCCGTTATTGCCGACTATACCCGTAAGTCGATCGCTGCTTTTGTAGAAAAATATCCCAATGTCGGGCTGATGGTCTGCCTGGGCGAAGCCATGGAAGGAATAGGCAATGACGATATAGAGTGGTTTACAAAAACCATTATTCCAGGGGTGCGGGATGGCATGAAGACCCTGGGCATTACAGAAGAACCGCCGATCGTATTGCGGGCACATGATACCGATGCCCCTGCTGTGATGAAGGCAGCGCTGCCCTTATACAAAAATTTATACACGGAGGCAAAGTTTAATGGGGAGGCATTAACCGTGCCGAGGCCCAGGGGTACATGGGCGCAGCTTCACCAAACGCTGAGTCAGTTGGGAAGCATGCATATTGCCAATGTGCATATCCTGGCTAACCTGGAGCCTTTCCGGTACGGGTCACCGGATTTTATTCAGCAAAGCGTACTAGGAATGAATGAGGTGCTGGGGGCACATGGGTTACACCTGTATCCCGAATCTTCTTATTGGGACTGGCCGTATAGTGCGGACAGTATCCGGGGAGGAGAACGACTGTTACAGATTGAACGCGACTGGATCTGGTATAAGGCCTGGAGCCGCTATGCCTGGCGGTCAAAACGTAACCGGCAGGAAGAAATCGGTTTCTGGAGTGAGCGGATGGGAGATCAGTTTGGCATTGGCAAGGAAAAAGGTGCTGCCGTCTTACAGGCCTATGAAGCAATGGGTGAGATTGCGCCGAAATTGTTACGCCGCTTTGGCATCACGGATGGTAACCGGCAAACACTGACGCTGGGCATGCTGATGACGCAGCTCATCAACCCCTATCGCTACGGGTTGTTTACCCTGTTGTATGATGGAGAGAGCCCGGAAGGCGAAATGCTGATCGACTATGCCGATAAGGAATGGAAGGGGAACGCTCATCACGGAGAAACCCCGGTGCAGATCGCACGTGAGGTGCGGGCGCATGGCGATGCAGCCGTTGCAGCTTTGAAAACGATCGGGAATGTGTCAAAAAATAAGGAAGAATTTGCGCGCATTGAAAACGATGCGGCCTGCTACAGGGCGCTGGCTTATCATTATGCAGCAAAGACTGAAGCCGCTTTGTTGGTATTACGATACAAATATTCGGATGATATAAAAGATCTGGAAAAGGCATTGCCACTGTTAAAGGAAAGCGTGGACTGGTATAAAAAACTGGTGTCACTAACGGAGGGAACATATCTCTATGCCAACAGTATGCAGACCCAACAGCGGAAGATCCCGATCCGGGGCGTAGATGGCACTTTTAAAACATGGAAGGAAGTACTGGTCCCGTTTGAAAAAGAGCTCACGGTGTTTCAACACAAACTGGATTCCCTAAAAAGTAATCCGAAGGTTAATGCGGTTAAGACAAGGCCCTACATAGCAGCCAAAATCATGAACAAAGACAAACCGGTGGCCCGGTTTTTTGTTGACAGCCTTGCACAACCTTTTTCAGACACCACCTTATCCATCCGGTCATTGGCACCTGAACTGAAAGGATTGAAAGGGTTGAAGCTTTCTTATAAAGCACAATTACAGCAAGGAACGTTCTATACATTTAGTAATACCCGGCCTGTAAAAGTGCTCGTAGGCTTTTTTCAACCGCAAAAATCAGCTTTTGCGAAGGATACATTTTTCCTGAAAGCACCAGAGCTGGAAACCAATGCGCTGGCCAATGATTATGGTCAGGCAGAAACCAGGATCGCCAATGCGTTGGTGATCCCCGGTATGCCGCAATTAAATGTACACATGTACGAATTTAAACCGGGTATCAATACGCTTAAGCTCGAAAAAGGAGTAGCCATTGTGCTTGGATTTATAGAGGGTAGCCAACCGGTAAAGGTTTATGATGCCGGTTTGTATGAGAGTGGCAATAAAAAGCAGGTAGACTGGTTGTTTGAGTAA
- a CDS encoding DUF5703 domain-containing protein, whose translation MLRLFFCVGLLMLTGTTPAQSLIQDYAVAWNTQSRNASESMPVGGGSVGTNLWVENNEVLLYFSQSGAFDENNTLLKGGRLRIRLYPNIFENGSFQQQLDLQKGSAVIRTKNAKGTATLQVWVSVFQPVVHIDINSSVPVTAEAVYENWRFADRLQKGKENNANSWKWARHVNVITKKDTVRFDKDRILFYHRNTDSTVFDAAVAQQKLTGVKQQLFNPLRWLTSGGIVEGTGFVAGATGEGIYTNTPFKSWSLKSRSAQKHHALRITLHNHQTHSLSAWLRELEALVQKSRSAAKDQAATWQWWQQFWSRSYICINPDKKDPADTAWQLGRNYQLFRYMLAANAYGSYPTKFNGGLFTVDPVFTDSTIRGTPDHRNWGGGTFTAQNQRLVYWPMLKSGDAELMKPQFDFYNRLLHTAELRSKHYWNHKGANFNEQIENFGLPNPTEYGWKRPADFDPGMEYNAWLEYEWDTVLEFCMMLLEAQDYEGMSIATYLPLIKSCLVFFDEHYQYLAKKSGNKILDQNGHLVLYPGSGAETFKLAYNASSTIAALKTVTQKLLSAPVPLTDEERNYFTAFLKRIPPIPFMQYNGKTTIAPARVWARINNTESSMLYPVFPWGIFGVGRPGLDTAINTYQLDTFALKFRSAVGWKQDHIFAARLGLTVEARRLAILKLKNSGRRFPAFWGPGYDWVPDHNWGGSGMIGLQEMLLQAVDNKIYLFPAWPKEWDVSFKLHAPRQTTVEGILKNGKLTALKVIPQSREKDVVNLLH comes from the coding sequence ATGCTTCGCTTATTCTTTTGTGTGGGCCTACTCATGCTAACGGGCACAACCCCGGCACAATCCCTGATACAGGATTATGCCGTAGCATGGAATACGCAGAGCAGGAATGCATCAGAATCGATGCCCGTTGGCGGCGGGTCGGTTGGAACCAATCTTTGGGTAGAAAACAACGAGGTGTTGCTCTATTTTTCGCAAAGCGGTGCCTTTGATGAAAACAATACCCTTCTAAAGGGGGGGCGTCTTCGGATCCGGTTATATCCCAACATCTTTGAAAATGGATCCTTCCAGCAACAATTGGATCTTCAAAAGGGATCGGCGGTCATCCGGACAAAAAACGCAAAAGGAACCGCAACATTACAGGTTTGGGTCTCTGTATTTCAACCGGTGGTCCATATCGACATCAACAGCTCGGTTCCGGTTACTGCCGAAGCTGTATACGAAAACTGGCGGTTTGCCGATCGTCTTCAAAAAGGCAAAGAGAACAATGCCAATTCCTGGAAGTGGGCCCGCCATGTAAACGTGATCACAAAAAAAGATACCGTTCGCTTTGATAAGGATCGCATCCTTTTTTATCACCGCAATACCGACTCTACGGTGTTTGATGCTGCGGTAGCGCAGCAAAAGCTAACAGGTGTTAAACAGCAGCTTTTTAACCCGCTCCGCTGGCTTACCTCCGGTGGCATAGTGGAAGGTACTGGCTTTGTTGCCGGAGCAACGGGTGAAGGCATCTATACAAATACGCCCTTTAAAAGCTGGAGCCTGAAAAGCCGCAGCGCGCAGAAGCACCATGCATTGCGAATCACACTGCACAATCATCAAACCCACAGCCTGAGCGCCTGGCTGCGTGAACTGGAAGCACTGGTTCAAAAAAGCCGTTCCGCAGCAAAGGACCAGGCCGCTACATGGCAGTGGTGGCAGCAGTTCTGGAGCCGGAGCTATATCTGCATCAACCCGGATAAAAAAGACCCGGCAGATACCGCCTGGCAGCTGGGGCGCAATTACCAGCTTTTTCGGTATATGCTGGCGGCCAATGCCTACGGCTCCTATCCCACGAAATTTAACGGAGGCCTGTTTACCGTAGACCCGGTATTTACGGATAGCACGATCCGCGGCACACCCGACCACCGGAACTGGGGCGGCGGCACGTTTACCGCGCAGAACCAGCGCCTGGTATACTGGCCGATGCTGAAAAGCGGAGACGCGGAACTGATGAAGCCGCAATTCGATTTTTACAACCGGCTGTTACATACCGCTGAACTGCGCAGCAAGCATTACTGGAATCATAAGGGTGCCAACTTTAATGAGCAGATTGAAAATTTCGGGTTGCCCAATCCTACAGAATATGGCTGGAAACGCCCGGCAGACTTCGACCCTGGCATGGAATACAATGCCTGGCTGGAATACGAATGGGATACCGTGCTGGAGTTTTGCATGATGCTGCTGGAAGCTCAAGACTATGAGGGTATGTCTATTGCTACCTATCTCCCGTTGATCAAAAGCTGCCTGGTTTTCTTTGATGAGCATTACCAATACCTTGCTAAAAAGAGCGGCAATAAAATCCTGGATCAGAATGGCCACCTGGTACTCTATCCTGGTTCCGGTGCAGAAACGTTTAAATTGGCATATAACGCCAGCTCCACCATCGCAGCTTTAAAAACGGTGACTCAAAAATTATTATCAGCACCGGTTCCCTTAACAGATGAAGAACGGAATTATTTCACCGCTTTTCTGAAAAGAATTCCCCCCATTCCCTTTATGCAATACAATGGGAAGACCACCATTGCACCGGCACGGGTATGGGCAAGGATAAACAATACGGAGTCTTCCATGCTTTACCCGGTTTTTCCCTGGGGTATCTTTGGTGTGGGAAGACCTGGTCTGGATACCGCCATCAACACCTATCAGCTGGATACCTTTGCCCTGAAGTTCAGAAGTGCTGTGGGCTGGAAACAGGATCATATTTTTGCCGCCCGGCTTGGATTAACAGTGGAAGCCAGGCGACTGGCGATCTTAAAACTGAAAAACAGCGGCCGCCGCTTTCCCGCGTTCTGGGGGCCGGGTTATGACTGGGTACCTGATCACAACTGGGGTGGTTCGGGCATGATCGGTCTGCAGGAAATGTTGTTACAAGCTGTGGACAACAAGATTTATCTTTTTCCTGCCTGGCCGAAAGAATGGGATGTATCCTTTAAACTTCATGCACCCCGCCAAACAACAGTGGAAGGCATCTTAAAAAACGGTAAACTGACCGCGTTAAAAGTCATTCCCCAAAGCCGGGAAAAAGATGTGGTAAATCTGCTGCACTGA
- a CDS encoding glycoside hydrolase family 28 protein: MKVFFAVAAFFAFFSGGARQYYDVTKFGAKKDSSAKATAAIVKAIKAASAGGGGTVYFPAGKYLTGPIHLQSNITILIDAGAELHFSDNFDDYLPMVESRYEGVDVTSFSPLFYANRAENITITGRGTIYGHGKKWWDFVEGYKEGQARSKWQLEFDRLNKDILLPDDPRQMKRGFLRPPFIQFLHSKNILIQGITIRNSPFWTINPQFCDNVTVHAVTIINPGQNAPNTDGINPESCSNVHISDCHISVGDDCITIKSGKDAPGRAKARSAENYTITNCTMLSGHGGVVIGSEMSGGIKKIVISNCVFDGTDRGIRIKTTRGRGGVVEDIRVSNIVMKDIKQQAIVLDMEYAKAPEEPVSERTPRFRNIRLSNITAYTREAMYVNGLKEMPVSEISLNDAVFEAERGITLKNAIDVSLNNVRVNTQTGPALKVDAAERLSILNFEAAKLPADVPLLRLNDVKGARIQDCWPFSSEQKFAEISGSASDHIMFEDNVVTDAQIRVGSEVRKEAVKLD; this comes from the coding sequence ATGAAGGTTTTTTTTGCAGTTGCAGCTTTTTTTGCCTTTTTTTCCGGAGGTGCCCGGCAATACTATGATGTTACTAAATTCGGCGCCAAAAAAGACAGCAGTGCGAAAGCAACAGCTGCTATTGTGAAAGCCATCAAAGCCGCATCGGCGGGGGGAGGCGGCACAGTTTATTTTCCGGCTGGAAAATACCTCACCGGCCCTATTCATTTGCAAAGTAATATTACCATCCTGATCGATGCCGGTGCAGAACTGCATTTCAGCGATAATTTTGATGATTATCTGCCCATGGTAGAAAGTCGTTACGAGGGTGTGGATGTGACGAGTTTTTCACCGTTGTTTTATGCAAACAGAGCCGAAAATATTACGATCACAGGGAGGGGCACGATCTACGGGCACGGTAAGAAATGGTGGGATTTTGTAGAGGGGTATAAAGAAGGGCAGGCACGTTCCAAATGGCAACTGGAATTTGACCGTCTGAATAAGGATATCTTATTGCCGGATGATCCACGGCAAATGAAACGTGGATTTCTACGTCCGCCTTTTATCCAGTTCCTGCACAGCAAAAATATTCTTATCCAGGGGATCACCATCAGAAATTCACCATTCTGGACCATCAACCCGCAGTTTTGCGATAATGTGACCGTACACGCGGTTACTATTATTAACCCTGGTCAGAACGCTCCCAATACAGACGGTATAAACCCCGAAAGTTGCAGCAATGTGCATATCAGCGATTGCCATATTAGCGTGGGTGATGACTGCATTACCATCAAATCGGGAAAAGATGCCCCGGGACGGGCAAAGGCCCGCTCGGCAGAAAACTACACCATTACCAATTGCACCATGCTTAGCGGGCATGGCGGTGTGGTGATCGGCAGTGAGATGAGCGGGGGCATTAAAAAGATTGTGATCAGTAATTGTGTATTTGACGGCACCGACCGGGGCATCCGTATTAAAACAACCCGCGGGAGAGGTGGCGTGGTGGAGGATATAAGGGTGAGCAATATTGTGATGAAGGATATAAAGCAACAGGCTATTGTGCTGGATATGGAATATGCAAAGGCGCCGGAAGAACCGGTATCGGAGCGAACGCCCCGTTTCCGGAACATCCGCCTCAGCAATATTACGGCGTATACCAGGGAAGCCATGTATGTGAACGGACTGAAAGAAATGCCCGTTTCGGAGATTAGCCTGAATGACGCGGTCTTTGAAGCGGAACGAGGTATTACGCTTAAAAATGCGATAGATGTTTCACTTAATAATGTACGGGTGAACACGCAAACAGGCCCGGCATTAAAAGTGGATGCTGCAGAACGGCTGTCGATCCTTAATTTTGAAGCCGCGAAGCTTCCGGCGGATGTGCCCCTGTTGCGTTTGAATGATGTAAAAGGGGCGCGCATCCAGGATTGCTGGCCATTTAGTAGCGAACAAAAATTTGCAGAGATCTCGGGGAGCGCTTCTGATCATATCATGTTTGAAGACAACGTGGTAACAGATGCGCAGATCAGGGTGGGGAGCGAGGTAAGAAAAGAAGCGGTAAAGCTGGACTAG